Proteins from one Anaerohalosphaeraceae bacterium genomic window:
- the rpsU gene encoding 30S ribosomal protein S21: protein MIKVKARAGESVQQMVKRFKKMCEKEGLIRDIKRNSYYEKPSERNRRKRRKSQRMARLFSSMNL, encoded by the coding sequence ATGATTAAAGTGAAGGCCAGAGCAGGCGAGAGCGTTCAACAGATGGTTAAGCGGTTCAAAAAGATGTGCGAGAAAGAGGGCCTGATTCGCGACATCAAGCGAAACAGTTATTATGAAAAGCCCTCGGAACGCAACCGCCGCAAACGCCGCAAATCACAGCGGATGGCTCGTCTGTTCAGCTCGATGAATCTTTAA
- the nadC gene encoding carboxylating nicotinate-nucleotide diphosphorylase: MPRKKDEQPVRRIRKPDMRNVRPLLELAVKEDYGKGDPTSMLTVSEKKRGRESLITREEIVVCGMEIIQEVLKIYDPRLTLKVLIPDGHRANVADRLGIIEGPLRAMHSAERVVLNFLQRLCGISTMTWKFVSAIRGTKAKIYDTRKTIPGWRELEKYAVRCGGGYNHRMNLGEMVMFKDNHLADLGERFEVKLRELVQKARQIPTVKSVIVEVDHVDDQLDRVLPIPGIDIILLDNMGQWQLKHAVEMRNKMCGRKPLLEASGGITLNNVLSVASCGVDRIAVGAITHSAVAVDIGLDR, encoded by the coding sequence ATGCCCAGAAAAAAAGATGAACAGCCAGTCCGACGCATCCGAAAACCGGATATGAGAAATGTTCGGCCGCTGCTGGAACTGGCGGTCAAAGAGGATTACGGCAAGGGCGACCCCACCAGCATGCTCACCGTCAGCGAAAAAAAGAGAGGGCGGGAAAGTTTAATCACCCGAGAAGAGATCGTTGTATGCGGGATGGAGATTATTCAGGAAGTCCTCAAAATATATGACCCCCGGCTGACTCTGAAGGTGCTGATCCCGGACGGTCATCGGGCCAACGTCGCCGACCGGCTGGGCATCATTGAAGGGCCCCTGCGGGCCATGCACAGCGCCGAGCGTGTTGTTCTGAATTTTCTCCAGCGTCTCTGCGGCATCAGCACAATGACCTGGAAGTTTGTCTCGGCAATTCGCGGAACCAAAGCCAAGATTTACGATACCCGCAAAACCATTCCCGGCTGGCGGGAGCTGGAAAAATACGCTGTTCGCTGCGGCGGCGGATACAATCACCGGATGAATCTGGGCGAGATGGTGATGTTCAAGGACAACCATCTGGCCGACTTGGGGGAGCGGTTCGAAGTCAAACTTCGTGAACTGGTTCAAAAGGCCCGGCAGATTCCCACCGTGAAATCCGTCATTGTAGAAGTGGACCACGTTGATGACCAGCTGGACCGGGTGCTGCCGATTCCCGGCATTGATATCATTCTGCTGGACAATATGGGGCAGTGGCAGCTCAAACACGCCGTGGAGATGCGCAATAAAATGTGCGGGCGAAAACCCCTGCTGGAGGCCAGCGGCGGCATTACGCTGAACAATGTCCTCAGCGTTGCCAGCTGCGGGGTTGACCGAATCGCCGTCGGAGCTATTACGCATTCTGCGGTGGCGGTCGATATCGGCCTGGACCGATAA
- a CDS encoding RHS repeat-associated core domain-containing protein, translated as MLLRTSVSSSGIESDSRTFVFGNYIDEVLMMRQPTGTEYLYGHDHLYSPAVLFDAAGTVVRRYEYDVYGRMRPYSATWGSVPWLAWQILGNYYAFTGRELDRVGTSQTGFLEIMYYRARYYDPDSSWFLQPDPLGLDPAGGQENLFYPLRQYENGPNLYKAFQSDPLKFIDSLGLGTEAFQSD; from the coding sequence GTGTTGCTGCGGACCTCGGTCAGCAGCAGCGGAATAGAAAGCGATTCGCGGACGTTTGTATTCGGCAACTACATCGATGAGGTTTTGATGATGCGGCAGCCGACGGGGACGGAGTATCTCTACGGTCATGACCATCTGTACAGTCCGGCCGTGCTGTTCGATGCGGCCGGAACGGTCGTAAGACGCTATGAATACGATGTTTACGGTCGAATGCGGCCCTATTCGGCAACGTGGGGTTCGGTGCCGTGGCTGGCTTGGCAGATTCTGGGCAATTATTACGCCTTTACGGGGCGGGAATTGGACCGGGTGGGAACGTCCCAAACGGGATTTTTGGAAATTATGTACTATCGCGCCCGGTATTATGACCCGGACAGCAGCTGGTTCCTCCAGCCCGACCCGCTGGGCCTTGACCCGGCCGGCGGACAAGAGAATCTGTTCTATCCTTTGCGACAATATGAAAATGGACCGAACCTTTACAAGGCCTTCCAATCCGATCCTTTGAAATTCATTGACAGCCTCGGGCTAGGCACAGAAGCATTTCAGTCAGATTGA
- a CDS encoding helix-hairpin-helix domain-containing protein — protein MPAVITRPDTVEKLRILSSDAQYDLACACGTTRPEEHRKRGLDGRWIYPVTLPNGGTSVLFKTLLSNVCSNDCKYCPLRNDQDLRRCTLTVEETCRVFLEYYHQRKVFGLFLSSGVIGTPDRTMDLLNGIAETLRKKYQFRGYIHLKILPGASPAAIEKALSLATAVSLNIETPGAEYLSKLSSRKDFVKDIVEPLKLISRLTAKGARYAGVKQTTQFIVGAADEPDEKIVRYLFGLYKRLRLQRVYFSAYQQGLGAPDLPAERTLINPADVLTREHRLYQVDFLIRKYGFEESDFHFGPDGRLPLDKDPKELWALQHPEFFPVNINRASREELIRVPGLGPVTVNRIIELRKSARIQRIEDIGKPTKLLRKASSFVCF, from the coding sequence ATGCCGGCGGTCATTACCAGGCCCGATACAGTTGAAAAACTGCGGATTCTGTCCAGCGATGCCCAATATGACCTGGCCTGTGCCTGCGGGACGACTCGTCCCGAAGAGCACCGCAAACGCGGTCTCGACGGGCGGTGGATTTATCCGGTGACCCTGCCCAACGGCGGCACCAGCGTTTTGTTTAAGACCCTCTTGTCCAATGTTTGTTCAAACGACTGCAAATATTGCCCGCTTCGAAATGACCAGGACCTCCGCCGCTGCACGTTGACTGTTGAAGAAACCTGTCGGGTGTTCCTGGAGTATTATCACCAAAGGAAGGTCTTTGGTCTTTTTTTGAGCAGCGGGGTCATCGGTACACCGGACCGGACAATGGACCTTTTGAACGGGATTGCCGAGACACTGCGAAAGAAATATCAATTCCGGGGTTATATTCACCTGAAAATCCTGCCGGGGGCCAGTCCTGCGGCTATCGAAAAGGCGCTTTCTTTGGCAACGGCTGTCTCGTTAAACATCGAAACCCCCGGGGCGGAGTATCTTTCCAAACTCTCTTCCCGCAAAGACTTTGTAAAGGATATCGTTGAACCGCTCAAGCTCATCAGCCGACTGACGGCCAAGGGGGCCAGGTATGCGGGGGTCAAGCAGACGACCCAATTTATTGTCGGGGCTGCCGATGAACCGGATGAAAAGATTGTCCGCTATCTGTTCGGTCTGTATAAACGGCTCCGGCTTCAGCGGGTTTATTTCAGTGCCTATCAGCAGGGGCTGGGGGCACCGGACCTGCCTGCGGAGCGGACTCTGATAAATCCGGCGGATGTTCTCACGCGGGAGCATCGGCTTTATCAAGTTGATTTCCTGATTCGAAAATACGGATTTGAAGAGTCGGATTTCCACTTTGGGCCGGACGGCCGGCTGCCGCTTGATAAAGACCCGAAAGAATTGTGGGCCCTGCAGCATCCGGAATTTTTCCCGGTCAACATCAATCGGGCAAGCCGAGAGGAGCTGATTCGGGTTCCCGGTTTAGGGCCTGTAACCGTAAACCGGATAATAGAACTCCGCAAATCAGCCAGGATTCAGCGGATTGAAGACATTGGAAAGCCGACAAAGCTTCTCCGAAAAGCATCGTCTTTTGTTTGTTTCTAA
- the uvrB gene encoding excinuclease ABC subunit UvrB, which yields MSVFTLKSLFEPRGDQPQAIQKLTEGIRSGQRYQTLLGVTGSGKTFTMANVIERVGLPTLVISHNKTLAAQLYEEFRELFPENAVEYFVSYYDYYQPEAYIPQRDIYIEKDASRNDELDRLRLSATTSLMSRRDVIIVASVSCIFGLGSPEDYQASVIGVRVGNTLDRNELLGRLADLQYNRNDLDFARGTFRVRGDVVELWPSYESYGVRFEFFGDEVEAIRYIHPVSAQVLADERQVFIYPAKHYVLPAERIEAACRSIEEELQQRLLELRHEGKLLEAQRLEARTRYDLEMIREVGYCSGIENYARHMAGLKPGARPYTLLDYFPEDFLLFIDESHVTIPQLRAMYHGDRHRKEVLVEHGFRLPSALDNRPLRFEEFQERWKYVIFVSATPAPYELQLCGGRVVEQIIRPTGLVDPEIFVHPASDQIPHLIGEIEKRIKAGQRVLVTTLTKRLAEDLSAFLASKGIRCRYLHSEIQTLERVEILRDLRTGEFDVLVGINLLREGLDLPEVSMVAILDADKEGFLRSETSLIQTIGRTARNVDATVWLYADTITPSMQKAIDETRRRRTMQLEYNARHGITPQTIRKEIQRGLAEQLRARQAARQAVGLEDAEYDRAELIAQMEKEMLEAAEQLEFERAARLRDQIRQLKEMPFLEVEQPRAGGRRGSPAGRRKRT from the coding sequence ATGTCTGTTTTTACGCTGAAGAGTTTGTTTGAGCCGCGCGGCGATCAGCCGCAGGCCATCCAGAAACTTACCGAAGGAATTCGGAGCGGACAGCGCTATCAGACGCTTTTGGGAGTTACCGGCAGCGGCAAGACCTTCACGATGGCCAATGTGATTGAGCGGGTGGGCCTTCCGACGCTGGTTATCTCTCACAACAAAACGCTGGCCGCTCAGCTGTATGAGGAGTTTCGCGAGCTGTTCCCGGAAAATGCGGTCGAATATTTTGTCAGCTACTATGACTATTATCAGCCCGAGGCCTATATTCCTCAGCGCGACATTTATATTGAAAAAGACGCCTCGCGCAATGATGAATTAGACCGGCTGCGGCTGTCGGCGACCACGAGTCTGATGAGCCGCCGCGATGTTATCATCGTGGCCAGCGTCTCCTGCATTTTCGGGTTGGGCAGTCCGGAGGATTATCAGGCGAGCGTCATCGGTGTGCGGGTGGGGAATACGCTGGACCGCAATGAGCTGCTCGGCCGTCTGGCGGATTTGCAGTATAACCGCAATGACCTTGACTTTGCCCGCGGGACGTTTCGGGTGCGCGGCGATGTCGTGGAACTGTGGCCGTCCTATGAATCGTACGGCGTCCGCTTTGAGTTTTTCGGAGACGAGGTGGAGGCCATTCGCTACATCCATCCGGTCAGTGCGCAGGTCTTGGCCGATGAACGGCAGGTCTTTATCTATCCGGCCAAGCATTATGTCCTGCCCGCCGAACGGATTGAAGCGGCCTGCCGGAGCATCGAGGAAGAACTTCAGCAGCGGCTTCTTGAACTTCGCCACGAAGGCAAACTGCTCGAGGCCCAGCGTCTGGAGGCCCGAACCCGCTACGATTTGGAGATGATTCGCGAGGTCGGCTACTGCAGCGGCATTGAGAACTACGCCCGACATATGGCGGGTCTGAAACCCGGAGCCCGTCCTTATACGCTGCTGGATTATTTCCCGGAAGACTTTCTGCTGTTTATCGATGAGTCTCACGTAACCATTCCGCAGCTGCGGGCGATGTATCACGGCGACAGGCACCGCAAGGAAGTGCTGGTGGAGCACGGTTTTCGTCTGCCCAGTGCCCTGGATAACCGGCCGCTGCGGTTTGAGGAGTTTCAGGAACGCTGGAAATATGTGATTTTTGTCTCTGCTACACCGGCGCCGTATGAATTGCAGCTTTGCGGCGGTCGGGTTGTGGAACAGATTATTCGGCCGACCGGGTTGGTTGATCCGGAGATTTTCGTTCATCCGGCCTCCGACCAGATTCCGCATTTAATCGGCGAAATTGAAAAACGCATCAAAGCGGGTCAGCGTGTGCTTGTGACCACGCTTACCAAGCGGCTGGCTGAGGATTTGTCTGCGTTTCTGGCCTCCAAAGGGATTCGCTGCCGATACCTGCACAGTGAAATCCAGACCCTCGAGCGGGTGGAGATTCTGCGGGACCTGCGGACGGGGGAATTTGATGTCCTGGTCGGGATCAACCTTCTTCGGGAAGGATTGGATTTGCCGGAAGTGTCGATGGTGGCTATTCTTGATGCTGATAAGGAGGGGTTCCTGCGGAGCGAGACCTCTTTGATTCAGACCATTGGGCGCACAGCCCGCAATGTCGATGCGACAGTCTGGCTGTATGCCGATACGATTACTCCATCGATGCAGAAAGCGATTGACGAAACCCGCCGGCGGCGTACAATGCAGCTGGAATACAATGCCCGCCACGGCATTACTCCGCAAACCATCCGCAAAGAGATTCAGCGAGGTCTGGCCGAACAGCTGCGGGCGCGGCAGGCGGCCCGTCAGGCCGTCGGGCTGGAGGACGCCGAATACGACCGAGCGGAGTTGATTGCACAGATGGAAAAGGAAATGCTCGAAGCGGCCGAGCAGCTGGAGTTTGAACGAGCCGCCCGGTTGAGGGACCAGATTCGACAATTAAAGGAAATGCCTTTTTTGGAGGTGGAACAGCCCCGTGCAGGCGGACGTCGAGGCAGCCCCGCCGGACGGAGAAAACGAACCTAA
- a CDS encoding biotin--[acetyl-CoA-carboxylase] ligase, whose amino-acid sequence MHSYEPLNPDRIREGLQTARIGRRLLVFEEVSSTNDIVWDFAGSPDADGLCVFAEKQTAGRGRRGRIWHSTAGQSLLFSILLKGGHLGADLLVLASAAAVAETLAALSVPSVQIKWPNDILIAGKKVCGILCESKTIHSQGWFAVGIGINVCQDRPFFEQYRLEDSATSLALETHEPIERNGLAASLLNALDRWFVISRDAPPHLIEVWKRYNRQIGSQIRILENQREFCGTCLDIDPIKGLLVQLHHGPVRFFHAANCTVIPFETAL is encoded by the coding sequence ATGCATTCGTATGAACCGCTGAATCCGGACCGAATCCGAGAAGGGCTTCAAACCGCTCGCATCGGACGGAGGCTGCTTGTCTTCGAAGAGGTTTCCAGCACAAACGATATTGTCTGGGATTTTGCCGGCAGCCCCGATGCGGACGGCCTGTGCGTTTTTGCGGAGAAGCAGACGGCAGGGCGGGGGCGTCGGGGGCGCATCTGGCACAGCACGGCAGGGCAATCCCTTCTGTTTTCCATTTTGCTCAAAGGAGGGCATTTGGGTGCGGATTTGCTGGTTTTGGCCTCTGCCGCCGCCGTCGCCGAAACCCTGGCGGCTTTGTCTGTTCCCTCGGTCCAGATTAAATGGCCGAATGATATTTTGATTGCCGGCAAAAAAGTCTGCGGCATTTTGTGCGAATCCAAGACCATTCACTCTCAGGGGTGGTTTGCAGTCGGCATCGGCATCAATGTCTGTCAGGACCGTCCATTTTTTGAGCAGTACCGGCTGGAAGATTCGGCCACCAGTCTGGCCCTCGAAACCCATGAGCCCATTGAACGGAACGGTTTAGCGGCATCGCTTCTGAATGCCTTAGACCGTTGGTTCGTCATCAGCCGAGATGCCCCGCCGCACCTAATCGAGGTCTGGAAACGCTATAACCGGCAAATCGGCAGTCAGATTCGAATTCTCGAAAATCAGCGGGAGTTTTGCGGAACCTGCCTCGACATTGACCCAATCAAAGGACTGCTGGTGCAGCTACATCACGGCCCTGTCCGCTTTTTCCATGCCGCCAACTGCACCGTCATTCCTTTCGAAACGGCTTTGTAA